A genomic region of Streptosporangium lutulentum contains the following coding sequences:
- the cutA gene encoding aerobic carbon-monoxide dehydrogenase large subunit, whose amino-acid sequence MSTKLFGEPVQRREDPRLLTGQGRYLDDLGAGAFEVAFVRSPHAHARIRDIDVSDALEVEGLVAIYTWEDLPTLLAQPLPLLIPHPALTHGRTAHALARDVVRHVGEPVVMVVARDRYLAEDACALIRVDYELLKPVVGVEEAAQSAQLVHEDVPGNVGAHLVQEVPSAGGFGAREAIEAAPHTLAFRLDIERSASMPLEGRGVYARWDADDRSLRVYSSTQTSTSVRMAIAAKLGLPLPKVEVIAPDVGGGFGVKIVHPWPEEVLVPWAAIVLGHEVKWTEDRREHFISSAHERAQVQFVRVGFDDDGRVLGLDVNILHDHGAYTPYGIIVPIITSTQLLGPYKIGAYRVEFSSIYTNTVQVTPYRGAGRPQGVFCMERTMDHIAEYLEADRTAVREANFIQPGEFPYDQGLIFQDGRPLIYDSGDYPESLRLLKELIGWDGFPDLKARAAAQGRRIGIGIGCYVEGTGVGPYEGGHVQITSDGRVHVSTGLTSQGQGHETVFAQIAATELGVPLERVSVVTGDTRRFGYAVGTFASRAAVMSGNAIALACRKVRDKALRIAAEALEADPRDLEIVDGEVKVVGAPGASISLATVAVLSNPLRYAFDSETARATQFAGTSSFDRPPVEAGDEPGLEGRDYYSPIRSTFASGMHAAIVETDPLTAEIHILRYAVVHDCGNLINPMIVEGQIHGGVAQGVGGALYERMVYDGHGQLLNASFMDFLMPYATEIPHIETAHLETPSPLNPLGIKGAGEAGVIPGSAVIASAVEDAEGIRIDKMPISPSELFDLRRASS is encoded by the coding sequence ATGAGCACGAAGCTGTTCGGGGAGCCGGTCCAGCGACGGGAGGACCCCCGGCTGCTCACCGGGCAGGGGCGGTACCTGGACGACCTGGGCGCGGGCGCGTTCGAGGTGGCGTTCGTCCGGTCCCCGCACGCCCACGCCAGGATCCGCGACATCGACGTGTCGGACGCCCTGGAGGTGGAGGGGCTGGTGGCGATCTACACCTGGGAGGACCTGCCCACCCTCCTCGCCCAGCCGTTGCCGCTGCTCATCCCGCACCCGGCGCTGACCCACGGCCGCACCGCCCACGCTCTCGCCCGCGACGTCGTCAGGCACGTCGGCGAGCCCGTCGTGATGGTCGTCGCCCGCGACCGCTACCTCGCCGAGGACGCCTGCGCGCTCATCCGGGTGGACTACGAACTCCTCAAACCGGTGGTCGGCGTGGAGGAGGCGGCGCAGTCCGCGCAGCTCGTCCACGAGGACGTGCCGGGCAACGTCGGCGCGCACCTGGTCCAGGAGGTGCCCTCGGCGGGCGGGTTCGGCGCGCGGGAGGCGATCGAGGCCGCGCCGCACACGCTGGCCTTCCGGCTCGACATCGAGCGCAGCGCCTCCATGCCCCTGGAGGGGCGCGGGGTGTACGCCCGCTGGGACGCCGACGACCGGTCCCTGCGCGTCTACTCCAGCACCCAGACCTCCACCAGCGTCCGCATGGCCATCGCGGCCAAGCTCGGCCTGCCGCTGCCCAAGGTCGAGGTGATCGCGCCCGACGTGGGCGGCGGCTTCGGGGTCAAGATCGTGCATCCGTGGCCGGAGGAGGTCCTGGTCCCGTGGGCGGCGATCGTGCTCGGCCACGAGGTCAAGTGGACCGAGGACCGGCGCGAGCACTTCATCTCCTCCGCGCACGAGCGGGCCCAGGTGCAGTTCGTCAGGGTCGGATTCGACGACGACGGCCGGGTGCTCGGCCTCGACGTGAACATCCTGCACGACCACGGCGCCTACACGCCGTACGGGATCATCGTCCCGATCATCACCTCCACCCAGCTCCTCGGCCCCTACAAGATCGGCGCCTACCGGGTCGAGTTCTCCTCGATCTACACCAACACCGTGCAGGTCACGCCGTACCGTGGGGCGGGCCGCCCGCAAGGGGTCTTCTGCATGGAGCGGACGATGGACCACATCGCCGAATACCTGGAGGCGGACCGTACGGCGGTGCGCGAGGCCAACTTCATCCAGCCCGGCGAGTTCCCCTACGACCAGGGCCTGATCTTTCAGGACGGACGGCCGCTGATCTACGACAGCGGCGACTACCCCGAGTCGCTGCGACTGCTCAAGGAGCTCATCGGCTGGGACGGCTTCCCCGACCTGAAGGCCCGGGCCGCGGCACAGGGGCGGAGGATCGGCATCGGCATCGGCTGCTACGTCGAGGGCACCGGAGTCGGCCCCTACGAGGGCGGTCACGTCCAGATCACCTCCGACGGCCGGGTGCACGTCTCCACCGGGCTCACCTCGCAGGGCCAGGGCCACGAGACGGTGTTCGCCCAGATCGCCGCGACCGAGCTCGGCGTGCCGCTGGAGCGGGTCTCGGTGGTCACCGGCGACACCCGCAGGTTCGGCTACGCGGTCGGCACGTTCGCCTCGCGGGCCGCGGTGATGAGCGGCAACGCGATCGCCCTGGCGTGCAGGAAGGTCAGGGACAAGGCCCTGCGGATCGCCGCCGAGGCGCTGGAGGCCGACCCCCGCGACCTGGAGATCGTCGACGGCGAGGTGAAGGTGGTGGGCGCGCCCGGCGCCTCGATCTCGCTGGCGACGGTGGCGGTGCTGTCCAACCCCCTGCGCTACGCCTTCGACTCCGAGACGGCCAGGGCGACCCAGTTCGCCGGGACGTCGTCCTTCGACCGGCCGCCGGTGGAGGCGGGAGACGAACCGGGGCTGGAAGGACGCGACTACTACTCGCCGATCCGCTCGACGTTCGCCTCCGGCATGCACGCGGCGATCGTCGAGACCGACCCGCTGACCGCCGAGATCCACATCCTGCGCTACGCCGTCGTCCACGACTGCGGAAACCTGATCAATCCGATGATCGTGGAGGGGCAGATCCACGGCGGGGTCGCCCAGGGCGTCGGCGGAGCGCTGTACGAGCGCATGGTCTACGACGGTCACGGTCAGCTGCTGAACGCCTCGTTCATGGACTTCCTGATGCCCTACGCCACGGAGATCCCCCACATCGAGACCGCGCACCTGGAGACCCCGTCCCCGCTCAACCCCCTGGGCATCAAGGGCGCGGGCGAGGCCGGGGTCATCCCGGGCTCCGCGGTGATCGCCTCGGCCGTCGAGGACGCCGAGGGGATCAGGATCGACAAGATGCCGATCTCCCCGTCGGAGCTGTTCGACCTGCGCCGCGCCTCTTCCTGA
- a CDS encoding helix-turn-helix domain-containing protein gives MTTFHSWDDVKHEIFDEEDIAAIDEDAAKTVTAIRLATVRKQLGLRQADVAERMHVRQERISAIERGELGAATLSTLTAYVQALGGRLEVVATVDDNHYRIA, from the coding sequence ATGACCACATTCCACTCGTGGGACGACGTCAAGCACGAGATCTTCGACGAGGAGGACATCGCCGCGATCGACGAGGACGCGGCCAAGACCGTCACCGCCATCAGACTGGCCACCGTACGCAAGCAGTTGGGACTGCGCCAGGCCGACGTCGCGGAGCGGATGCACGTGCGACAGGAGAGGATTTCCGCGATCGAGCGCGGGGAACTGGGCGCAGCGACGCTAAGCACATTAACGGCCTATGTCCAGGCGCTCGGAGGACGGCTCGAGGTCGTCGCCACCGTTGACGACAACCATTACCGGATCGCCTGA
- a CDS encoding uracil-xanthine permease family protein — protein MVAGWTKHGDGKTLAPGEVVKPDERLSWPRMVGFGAQHVIAMFGATFVFPLVMGLNANVAIMFSGVATIMFLLIVNGKIPSYLGTSASFVGGVFAIRAAFGGDTSGADAIVTGSILVVGLVLALVGVAIHYLGVQIIHRIFPPVVTGAVVMLIGFGLAYVVADIYWPQDQWIALITMCVTFLIIVLFKGFVGRIGILLGLVIGFLLSWGADRIFGDITAYNAGTGAIDTHPRVSFDAVAQADWIGLPSMHFPDFRFSAVVLVLPAVIALVAENVGHVKAVGEMTGTDVDPYLGRAIIGDGAATAVASAFGGSPTTTYAENIGVMAATRVYSTAAYYIAAVIAILFGLCPKFGALVAATPGGVLGGITVILYGMIGLLGAKIWIENRVDFSDPVNMVPIGAGIILAIGPVKQMIGSDFTLEGIALGTIVVLVGYHVLRAISGRTGAGRGGDPAPEPEATGLRREAAG, from the coding sequence ATGGTTGCAGGTTGGACAAAACACGGCGACGGCAAAACCCTGGCACCGGGAGAGGTCGTCAAACCGGACGAGCGGCTGTCCTGGCCGCGCATGGTCGGGTTCGGCGCGCAGCACGTCATCGCGATGTTCGGCGCGACGTTCGTCTTCCCCCTGGTCATGGGGCTGAACGCGAACGTCGCCATCATGTTCTCCGGCGTCGCGACGATCATGTTCCTGCTCATCGTGAACGGGAAGATCCCCAGCTACCTCGGGACCAGCGCCTCGTTCGTGGGCGGTGTGTTCGCCATCCGGGCGGCCTTCGGCGGTGACACCTCCGGGGCCGACGCGATCGTCACCGGGTCGATCCTCGTCGTGGGCCTGGTGCTCGCGCTCGTCGGCGTGGCGATCCACTACCTCGGCGTGCAGATCATCCACCGGATCTTCCCGCCGGTCGTCACCGGCGCGGTCGTCATGCTGATCGGGTTCGGCCTGGCGTACGTGGTCGCGGACATCTACTGGCCGCAGGACCAGTGGATCGCCCTGATCACGATGTGCGTCACCTTCCTGATCATCGTGCTCTTCAAGGGGTTCGTCGGGCGGATCGGCATCCTGCTCGGGTTGGTCATCGGTTTCCTCCTCTCCTGGGGAGCCGACAGGATCTTCGGCGACATCACCGCCTACAACGCCGGCACCGGCGCGATCGACACGCACCCGCGGGTGAGCTTCGACGCGGTGGCCCAGGCCGACTGGATCGGCCTGCCGAGCATGCACTTCCCCGACTTCAGGTTCTCCGCCGTGGTCCTCGTGCTCCCGGCCGTGATCGCGCTGGTCGCCGAGAACGTGGGGCACGTCAAGGCGGTCGGCGAGATGACCGGCACCGACGTGGACCCCTACCTCGGCCGGGCGATCATCGGCGACGGGGCCGCCACCGCGGTCGCCAGCGCCTTCGGAGGCTCTCCGACCACCACCTACGCCGAGAACATCGGGGTCATGGCCGCGACGAGGGTCTACTCGACGGCCGCGTACTACATCGCGGCGGTCATCGCGATCCTGTTCGGCCTCTGCCCCAAGTTCGGCGCGCTGGTCGCGGCGACGCCGGGCGGCGTGCTCGGCGGCATCACCGTCATCCTCTATGGCATGATCGGCTTGCTCGGCGCGAAGATCTGGATCGAGAACCGGGTGGACTTCTCCGACCCCGTCAACATGGTTCCGATCGGAGCGGGCATCATTCTCGCCATCGGCCCGGTCAAGCAGATGATCGGCTCGGACTTCACGCTGGAGGGCATCGCCCTCGGCACCATCGTGGTGCTCGTGGGCTATCACGTGCTCCGGGCGATCTCCGGCCGCACCGGTGCCGGCCGCGGCGGCGACCCGGCCCCCGAGCCCGAGGCGACCGGGCTGAGACGAGAGGCCGCCGGGTGA
- a CDS encoding FAD binding domain-containing protein has product MKPPPFDYHAPRSLGEALDTLAEAGEHGKVLAGGQSLIPMLNMRLAAPAHLVDINRLAELATLDVEPGGVRVGALARHAQVERSEQVAAAQPLLREALRLVAHPVIRNRGTVVGSLAHADPAAELPAVLALLGGSVRLARSGAVRDVPAADFFVGLLESAVEPGELAVSAFFPALPPRSGTAFREVARRHGDYALAGIAALVRLDDDLRITSATVACVSVGPVPVVVDVTGACGHRPPATADWASAARAVQDRIEPEADIHATAAYRRHLAGVLTEQALRDAAREATGA; this is encoded by the coding sequence GTGAAGCCACCTCCGTTCGACTATCACGCCCCCCGATCCCTCGGCGAGGCGCTCGACACGCTCGCCGAGGCCGGGGAGCACGGCAAGGTGCTCGCGGGCGGCCAGAGCCTGATCCCGATGCTGAACATGAGGCTGGCCGCTCCGGCGCACCTCGTCGACATCAACCGGCTGGCCGAGCTGGCCACCCTCGACGTGGAACCGGGGGGTGTCCGGGTCGGCGCGCTGGCCAGGCACGCCCAGGTGGAGCGGTCCGAGCAGGTCGCCGCCGCCCAGCCGCTGCTCCGCGAGGCGCTCCGGCTGGTCGCCCACCCGGTGATCCGCAACCGGGGCACCGTGGTCGGCAGCCTGGCGCACGCGGACCCGGCCGCCGAGCTGCCCGCCGTCCTGGCCCTTCTCGGGGGTTCGGTACGGCTGGCACGGTCCGGCGCCGTCCGGGACGTCCCGGCCGCCGACTTCTTCGTGGGCCTCCTGGAGTCGGCGGTCGAACCGGGCGAGCTGGCCGTCTCCGCGTTCTTCCCCGCGCTGCCCCCGCGATCGGGCACCGCGTTCCGCGAGGTCGCCAGGAGGCACGGCGACTACGCCCTGGCCGGGATCGCGGCGCTGGTCCGCCTGGACGACGACCTGCGGATCACCTCGGCCACGGTGGCGTGCGTGAGCGTCGGCCCCGTCCCGGTCGTCGTCGACGTCACCGGGGCGTGCGGACACCGGCCTCCGGCGACGGCCGACTGGGCCTCGGCGGCGCGGGCCGTACAGGATCGCATCGAGCCGGAGGCCGACATCCACGCGACCGCCGCCTACCGGCGGCACCTCGCCGGGGTGCTGACCGAGCAGGCACTTCGCGACGCGGCCAGGGAGGCCACCGGTGCATGA
- the cydB gene encoding cytochrome d ubiquinol oxidase subunit II, with translation METTTFWFAVIAFLWTGYFVLEGFDFGVGMLMPALSRNEAERKQILGTIGPVWDGNEVWLITAVGAMFAAFPVWYAGLFSTFYLPIVLILVGLIVRGIGLEWRGKVHSSAGRARCDLGILVGSALPAFLWGAVFAALLHGSATAALVGGVFSLSLCVLHGAVFVALKTSGPMRSRARRAAMIASTVVLPAAVVALSTIPGVPAAVADWAAAPWLWACALTAMAALAAGIALTWRGRDGWAFAATASSIVLTGAALFGALSPAPLPGLTIAEAASGPYTLSVLTWIGLIALPFVLGYQAWSYWVFRKRLVAEVS, from the coding sequence ATGGAAACCACCACCTTCTGGTTCGCGGTCATCGCGTTCCTGTGGACCGGTTACTTCGTCCTGGAGGGCTTCGACTTCGGTGTGGGCATGCTGATGCCCGCGCTGTCCAGGAACGAGGCCGAGCGCAAGCAGATCCTGGGCACCATCGGCCCGGTCTGGGACGGCAACGAGGTCTGGCTGATCACCGCCGTCGGGGCGATGTTCGCCGCCTTCCCCGTCTGGTACGCCGGGCTGTTCAGCACGTTCTACCTGCCGATCGTGCTGATCCTCGTCGGGCTGATCGTGCGCGGCATCGGCCTGGAGTGGCGGGGCAAGGTCCACAGCTCCGCGGGCCGCGCCCGGTGCGACCTGGGCATCCTGGTCGGCAGCGCGCTGCCGGCGTTCCTGTGGGGCGCCGTCTTCGCCGCCCTGCTGCACGGCAGCGCGACGGCGGCACTGGTCGGCGGGGTGTTCTCGCTCTCGCTGTGCGTGCTTCACGGGGCGGTCTTCGTCGCGCTCAAGACCTCCGGCCCGATGCGCTCGCGTGCCCGCCGTGCCGCGATGATCGCCTCGACGGTGGTCCTGCCCGCCGCGGTGGTGGCGCTGTCCACCATCCCCGGCGTGCCGGCGGCCGTCGCCGACTGGGCCGCGGCTCCGTGGCTGTGGGCCTGCGCCCTGACCGCGATGGCGGCCCTGGCCGCCGGGATCGCACTGACCTGGCGCGGCCGGGACGGCTGGGCGTTCGCCGCCACCGCCTCGTCCATCGTCCTGACCGGCGCCGCCCTGTTCGGCGCCCTCTCCCCGGCCCCCCTGCCCGGCCTGACCATCGCCGAAGCCGCCTCCGGCCCCTACACGCTGAGCGTGCTGACCTGGATCGGACTGATCGCGCTGCCGTTCGTGCTGGGCTACCAGGCCTGGTCGTACTGGGTGTTCCGCAAACGCCTGGTCGCCGAGGTGTCCTGA
- a CDS encoding (2Fe-2S)-binding protein, protein MIRQVEVPGRRLLSDCLRHDLGLTGTHVGCEHGVCGCCTVLLDGEPVRSCLTFAVSVDGHEITTVEGLAGQDGELSPVQRAFAECHGLQCGFCTPGFLCTVTALLRENPAPTEQEVLEGISGNLCRCTGYQNIVKSVHRAAEIMAEES, encoded by the coding sequence ATGATCCGGCAGGTCGAGGTGCCGGGGCGGAGGCTGCTGTCGGACTGCCTGCGGCACGATCTCGGCCTGACGGGCACCCACGTCGGCTGCGAGCACGGGGTCTGCGGATGCTGCACGGTGCTGCTGGACGGCGAACCCGTCCGGTCCTGCCTGACGTTCGCGGTCAGCGTGGACGGACACGAGATCACCACCGTGGAGGGGCTCGCCGGGCAGGACGGTGAGCTGTCGCCGGTGCAGCGGGCCTTCGCCGAGTGCCACGGCCTGCAGTGCGGCTTCTGCACCCCCGGGTTCCTGTGTACGGTGACCGCCCTGCTGCGGGAGAACCCGGCGCCGACGGAGCAGGAGGTGCTGGAGGGCATCTCCGGCAACCTCTGCCGGTGCACGGGCTATCAGAACATCGTCAAGTCCGTCCATCGCGCGGCCGAGATCATGGCGGAGGAGTCGTGA
- a CDS encoding zinc ribbon domain-containing protein, giving the protein MHRRAVLAAVLATWPVDPSKRSEAEWQAVRAALPAGTSAAQIRNRTRQVRAYLAEHQRLPADVTEVEGAPMVAAQVLLAAADKQLVTLTRATPADATPADATASDGPPAGAGDGPGGPQAAVLRVRLPLCPAPLSWADWAWRVIVFTLPPHVPTHATWCTPTLRVATHRLRVDLPFTVSIPTAAAAGHRVGLGLDWGVNTLLTGTVARLTDPPGASAGGPGSGSGAGPAGGRVFSDGRMLRYDATAISAKLHRLRAHREHLAVERDHYAALLSGLCAPDLQWADLHTRHARTEADHERICARIRNLNHALARSAARWAVDQVMATGCGVIYLEDLATLEARGRRRGNARLSGQVRGMVVAAIRHLAAKAGIAVVTVPARGTSKYCPRCGTGTSPLKHVAAPDQPSRAGWKWARCSCGLSADRDWAAAERIVARGLLGQAHTRTDRATGHRTITIVVEGNVARARRPRAETRRVRRANRSGRDTFIRPGRPGRPGPTPGKGRPTPKRPGRPTPAVRDEAGLASTFRRVPEWRTVPAPTAVGQRPAGHEPQSGHLAVTRSGRARDFQHRTGFHRARATPVLRLSADYGPRAGTATPARNV; this is encoded by the coding sequence GTGCATCGGCGGGCGGTGCTGGCGGCGGTGCTCGCGACCTGGCCGGTCGACCCATCCAAGCGATCGGAGGCGGAATGGCAAGCGGTGCGCGCGGCACTACCCGCCGGGACGAGCGCGGCGCAGATCCGTAACCGCACCCGGCAGGTCCGCGCGTATCTGGCCGAGCACCAGCGGTTGCCCGCTGATGTGACCGAGGTGGAGGGTGCGCCGATGGTGGCGGCGCAGGTGCTACTGGCGGCGGCCGACAAACAGCTGGTCACCCTGACCCGCGCCACCCCCGCAGACGCCACCCCCGCAGACGCCACCGCCTCGGACGGGCCACCGGCAGGTGCGGGTGACGGGCCCGGTGGGCCGCAGGCGGCGGTGTTGCGGGTGCGGCTGCCTTTGTGCCCAGCCCCGCTTTCATGGGCCGATTGGGCGTGGCGTGTGATCGTGTTCACGCTGCCGCCACACGTACCCACTCACGCCACCTGGTGCACGCCCACGCTACGGGTGGCCACACACCGGCTGCGGGTCGATCTGCCGTTCACCGTCTCGATCCCAACTGCTGCGGCAGCGGGGCATCGGGTGGGGCTGGGGTTGGATTGGGGGGTGAACACGTTGCTGACCGGCACCGTCGCCCGCCTGACCGACCCACCCGGCGCCTCGGCCGGCGGGCCGGGCAGCGGGTCGGGTGCCGGCCCTGCGGGTGGGCGGGTGTTCTCCGATGGGCGGATGCTGCGCTACGACGCCACCGCGATCTCCGCGAAACTGCACCGACTGCGCGCCCACCGCGAACACCTGGCCGTCGAACGTGATCACTACGCCGCCCTGCTGTCGGGGTTATGCGCCCCGGACCTGCAGTGGGCCGACCTGCACACCCGGCACGCCCGCACCGAAGCCGACCACGAACGTATCTGCGCAAGGATCCGCAACCTCAATCACGCCCTGGCCCGGTCGGCGGCCCGCTGGGCAGTGGACCAAGTGATGGCGACCGGCTGCGGCGTCATCTACCTCGAAGATTTGGCCACGTTGGAGGCGCGCGGGCGTCGCCGGGGTAATGCCCGGCTGTCGGGGCAGGTCCGCGGAATGGTGGTGGCCGCGATCCGGCACCTGGCCGCCAAAGCCGGCATCGCCGTGGTCACCGTCCCCGCGCGGGGCACCTCGAAGTACTGCCCGCGCTGCGGCACCGGCACCAGCCCTCTGAAGCACGTGGCGGCGCCGGACCAGCCCAGCCGGGCGGGCTGGAAATGGGCGCGCTGCTCGTGTGGGCTCTCGGCGGATCGGGATTGGGCCGCCGCCGAGCGGATCGTGGCCCGCGGTCTGCTGGGTCAGGCCCATACCCGCACCGACCGGGCCACCGGCCACCGCACCATCACCATCGTGGTGGAGGGCAACGTCGCCCGCGCCCGGCGCCCCCGCGCTGAGACCCGGCGGGTACGCCGGGCCAACCGTAGCGGCCGCGACACTTTCATCCGTCCCGGCCGTCCCGGCCGTCCCGGCCCCACCCCGGGCAAGGGCCGGCCCACGCCTAAACGCCCCGGACGGCCCACTCCGGCAGTCCGGGATGAGGCCGGGCTCGCATCGACTTTTCGCCGTGTGCCGGAGTGGCGTACGGTTCCCGCCCCCACCGCGGTGGGACAGCGTCCGGCGGGACACGAACCCCAGAGCGGCCACCTTGCGGTGACCCGCTCAGGTCGTGCACGCGATTTCCAGCACCGGACCGGTTTCCACCGCGCCCGCGCCACCCCCGTCCTCCGCCTCAGCGCGGACTACGGACCCCGCGCGGGAACGGCCACACCGGCCCGGAATGTCTGA
- a CDS encoding dihydrofolate reductase family protein: MGKVILHVTMSLDGFMAGPDISVELPMGRGGQRLHDWIFNASPNDADAEVIRELFTTTGAVVLGRRTFDVSLGEWEDTPFPAPSFVLTHEVRDELAMKSGTFTFVTDGVESALRLARAAAGEKNVIVMGADVSQQVLRAGLLDEIHLQIAPVLIGEGRRLFDHLGAEHIELERIRVIESPHATHLEFRVVK; encoded by the coding sequence ATGGGAAAGGTCATCTTGCACGTCACCATGTCGCTGGACGGTTTCATGGCCGGCCCGGACATCAGCGTCGAACTGCCTATGGGCCGGGGCGGGCAGCGGCTGCACGACTGGATATTCAACGCGTCACCCAACGACGCGGACGCCGAGGTGATCCGGGAGCTGTTCACCACGACGGGAGCGGTCGTGCTGGGCAGGCGGACGTTCGACGTGAGCCTGGGGGAGTGGGAGGACACGCCTTTCCCCGCACCTTCCTTCGTGCTCACGCATGAGGTTCGAGACGAGCTGGCCATGAAGAGCGGGACGTTCACCTTCGTGACCGACGGCGTCGAGAGCGCACTTCGGCTGGCCAGGGCGGCCGCGGGTGAGAAGAACGTCATCGTGATGGGCGCGGACGTCTCCCAGCAGGTCCTCAGAGCCGGCCTCCTCGATGAGATACACCTTCAGATCGCGCCGGTGCTGATCGGCGAGGGCCGCCGGTTGTTCGACCACCTCGGCGCCGAGCACATCGAGCTGGAACGGATTCGAGTGATCGAGTCACCCCACGCCACGCATCTGGAATTTCGCGTGGTGAAGTAG
- a CDS encoding MFS transporter codes for MTSPSLFRHRNFMRLFGADTISQFGTQVSLLALPLVAVLALQASEFETGLLVAAETAAFLLVGLPAGVWVDRMRRRRILIISDLVRGALLASVPIAWWFGGLTLPHLYGVALCMGLATVFFDISYQSYLPSLVGRERLVDGNAKLEIVRTTAGVAGPGLGGLLVQVLTAPVAVLADAISFLGSALFLWRIDAVEQVPDRAARRSLTKEIGEGLRFVATHRILRMIAASTATANFSGGMTAAVEMIFLARVLELSPGVIGLLFSAGALGGLSSAAVVGVVGRRVGTARIIWLSVLVTSPFMLLIPLTEPGWRILLFAVAMFMSGVGAVLYNVGQVSFRQSVTPEHMLGRMNATMRFVVWGTIPLGGLAGGALGEFFGARTTLWISAVLALLALVPLLLSPLRTMRDLPATDPVGA; via the coding sequence GTGACCTCCCCCAGCCTGTTCCGGCACCGGAACTTCATGCGCCTGTTCGGTGCCGACACGATCAGCCAGTTCGGCACGCAGGTCAGCCTGCTCGCACTTCCGCTGGTCGCGGTGCTCGCACTCCAGGCGAGCGAGTTCGAGACCGGCCTGCTGGTCGCGGCCGAGACCGCCGCGTTCCTGCTGGTGGGGCTGCCCGCCGGGGTGTGGGTGGACCGGATGCGCAGGCGGCGGATCCTGATCATCTCCGACCTGGTCCGCGGCGCGCTGCTGGCGTCGGTGCCGATCGCGTGGTGGTTCGGCGGGCTGACCCTCCCCCACCTGTACGGCGTGGCGCTCTGCATGGGACTGGCCACGGTCTTCTTCGACATCTCCTACCAGAGTTACCTGCCGAGTCTGGTCGGGCGGGAGCGACTGGTCGACGGCAACGCCAAGCTGGAGATCGTGCGGACGACGGCGGGCGTGGCCGGACCCGGTCTGGGCGGCCTGCTGGTCCAGGTGCTCACCGCGCCGGTCGCGGTGCTCGCGGACGCCATCAGCTTCCTGGGCTCGGCGCTGTTCCTGTGGCGGATCGACGCCGTCGAGCAGGTGCCGGACCGGGCGGCCCGGCGAAGCCTGACCAAGGAGATCGGCGAGGGGCTGCGGTTCGTGGCCACACACCGGATCCTGCGGATGATCGCCGCCTCCACCGCCACCGCCAACTTCAGCGGCGGGATGACGGCGGCCGTCGAAATGATCTTTCTGGCCCGGGTGCTGGAGCTCTCCCCCGGCGTCATCGGCCTGCTGTTCTCGGCGGGCGCCCTCGGCGGGCTCAGCAGCGCGGCGGTCGTGGGCGTGGTCGGCCGCCGGGTCGGCACGGCTCGGATCATCTGGCTGTCCGTCCTCGTGACCTCGCCGTTCATGCTCCTGATCCCGCTCACCGAGCCCGGATGGAGAATCCTGCTGTTCGCGGTCGCCATGTTCATGAGCGGGGTCGGCGCGGTGCTCTACAACGTCGGCCAGGTCAGCTTCCGCCAGAGCGTCACTCCCGAGCACATGCTCGGCCGGATGAACGCCACCATGCGCTTCGTCGTGTGGGGCACCATTCCCCTCGGCGGCCTGGCCGGAGGAGCGCTGGGCGAGTTCTTCGGCGCCCGCACCACGCTGTGGATCAGTGCCGTGCTGGCGCTGCTGGCCCTGGTGCCGCTCCTGCTCTCCCCCCTGCGCACGATGCGCGACCTACCCGCCACGGACCCGGTCGGCGCCTGA
- a CDS encoding type II toxin-antitoxin system RelE/ParE family toxin gives MAWNLEMTGEVREWLHAMRATDRATSRLIGQAIQTLVEIGPGLGRPLVDRITGSVLQNMKELRPGSSGRSEVRILFAFDPRRNAVLLVAGDKAGQWEAWYEKAIPLAEDRFAEWIEWLEASPKEQQR, from the coding sequence ATGGCATGGAACTTAGAAATGACGGGGGAGGTTCGAGAGTGGTTGCACGCGATGAGGGCAACCGATCGTGCGACGTCCAGACTGATCGGCCAGGCCATCCAGACTCTCGTCGAAATCGGGCCTGGCCTCGGAAGGCCACTGGTTGACAGGATCACAGGGTCGGTCCTGCAAAATATGAAGGAGCTCCGTCCCGGATCATCAGGACGGAGCGAGGTGAGAATCCTGTTCGCCTTCGATCCCCGTCGCAACGCCGTACTTCTCGTCGCCGGTGACAAGGCCGGCCAGTGGGAAGCCTGGTACGAGAAGGCGATACCGCTCGCGGAGGATCGCTTCGCCGAATGGATCGAATGGCTGGAAGCATCACCGAAGGAGCAGCAGCGATGA